A single region of the Etheostoma cragini isolate CJK2018 chromosome 3, CSU_Ecrag_1.0, whole genome shotgun sequence genome encodes:
- the LOC117942052 gene encoding dapper homolog 3 isoform X2, with the protein MHRALSFPVTVERSRTKERLEASLAGLCELELRKQRQECLVLGALALGDPQLQDCSRGELACFSSWGQENLTLRRQLSALQSSPWGLMQALEQQVGDLRIDTDEGCSDAEYTGFYESSEGQSHTGRSCSTEPTETVSSWGSTNNRPKSVGDPLMLNGELDAPVPRTTLPRSFSAPYPPLEGIAEEGAAVDSWQWDPSGANQPWQQQPAEDQVTEEDYQQALRVEGYILSLIQRHTLASRPCQPRTTLSPDPPYCSASGHSSLQRRTQSLTTEQHFMDPHLQPHVDLSANPKSQGWGCDLLEGEACRGEAPSLEEDYYLVLPYPQSRPHSLAERLPSPLSSLDPSCGVGALDPCCEPPSPQHYLPPNPAIHHKNNLVSAQYIPGQAFHAPVRTPRHYNSEQPKPTQAVTSPDHQNSKSRTSKKTHNERQRTKKSSSKTSRSQSENSLLGQRLLPERRYSTTERHQGRGDLAQNQNQVNELQICHNSHKESRRWCSNLELSQDEGETIAGQSHRRPRKARHGHFCPHSQPQNYQQQQHPPCWHPDFQERAPLCQGEEGYTGAAPAESESSMSEVYSPASSSLSSDSDESGGLVWPQQLPPRLASTSSSSSPSPQATANAPSQSKAVVKIKASHALKKKILRFRSGSLKVMTTV; encoded by the exons ATGCATCGTGCGTTGTCGTTCCCGGTGACTGTGGAGCGCAGTCGGACCAAGGAGCGCCTGGAGGCGAGTTTGGCCGGGCTGTGTGAGCTGGAGCTCcgcaagcagaggcaggagtGCCTGGTGCTGGGGGCGCTGGCTCTCGGAGACCCTCAGCTCCAAGACTGCTCCAGAGGAGAGCTGGCGTGTTTCAGCAGCTGGGGGCAGGAAAACTTGACACTGAGGCGTCAGCTG agTGCTCTTCAGAGTTCCCCATGGGGCCTGATGCAGGCGCTGGAACAGCAGGTGGGAGACCTGAGGATCGACACTGACGAGGGCTGCTCCGATGCAGAATACACAG GTTTCTATGAGTCGAGTGAGGGTCAATCGCATACAGGAAGATCTTGTTCCACTGAGCCCACAGAGACGGTCTCCTCCTGGGGTTCCACCAACAACAGGCCAAAGTCTGTAG GAGACCCCCTCATGCTGAATGGAGAACTGGATGCACCAGTCCCACGTACCACCTTACCCCGTTCTTTCTCTGCCCCTTACCCACCTCTGGAGGGCATTGCTGAAGAGGGTGCAGCAGTGGACTCCTGGCAGTGGGACCCCAGCGGAGCCAACCAACCTTGGCAGCAGCAACCTGCAGAGGATCAGGTCACAGAGGAGGACTACCAGCAGGCCTTGAGGGTAGAGGGTTACATCCTAAGTCTCATCCAGCGTCATACCCTAGCATCAAGGCCCTGTCAGCCTCGCACCACACTGAGCCCCGACCCCCCATACTGCAGTGCCTCCGGACACAGCTCCCTCCAGAGGAGAACCCAATCTCTTACCACAGAACAACACTTTATGGACCCCCACCTCCAGCCCCATGTTGACCTTTCAGCAAACCCTAAAAGCCAGGGCTGGGGTTGTGACCTCTTAGAGGGGGAGGCCTGTAGAGGAGAGGCCCCATCTTTGGAGGAGGACTATTATCTTGTCCTGCCCTACCCCCAGTCCAGGCCACACTCCTTGGCTGAGAGACTACCGTCACCTCTGTCCTCCTTGGACCCCAGTTGTGGTGTTGGGGCTCTTGACCCATGTTGTGAGCCCCCATCCCCCCAGCATTACTTACCTCCAAATCCCGCTATtcatcacaaaaacaatttagTAAGTGCTCAGTATATTCCTGGACAGGCCTTCCATGCCCCCGTGCGTACCCCCAGACACTACAACTCAGAGCAGCCTAAACCAACCCAAGCTGTCACCTCTCCTGACCACCAGAACTCCAAGTCCAGAACTTCTAAGAAGACCCACAATGAGCGGCAAAGAACCAAGAAATCAAGCAGTAAAACCAGTCGATCCCAGTCTGAAAACAGCCTCCTGGGCCAGAGACTGCTGCCTGAGCGCAGGTACAGCACCACAGAGAGGCACCAAGGCAGGGGGGATCTTGCTCAGAACCAAAACCAAGTCAATGAACTGCAGATTTGCCACAACAGCCACAAAGAGAGCCGACGTTGGTGCTCCAACCTAGAGCTCAGCCAAGATGAAGGGGAGACCATAGCAGGGCAGTCACATAGACGCCCTCGAAAAGCTCGCCATGGTCATTTTTGTCCCCATTCCCAACCCCAGAactaccagcagcagcagcacccgCCATGTTGGCACCCAGACTTCCAGGAGAGAGCACCTCTCTGTCAGGGAGAGGAGGGCTATACTGGCGCCGCCCCCGCAGAGTCTGAGTCCAGCATGAGCGAGGTGTATTCCCCGGCCTCCAGCTCACTGTCCAGTGACTCAGATGAGAGTGGAGGGCTTGTGTGGCCCCAGCAGCTGCCCCCACGTCTTGCTTctacctcctcctcatcctcacctTCACCACAGGCCACTGCCAATGCCCCCTCCCAATCAAAAGCCGTTGTCAAGATCAAAGCCTCCCATGCTCTCAAAAAGAAGATTCTCAGATTCCGCTCAGGGTCCCTTAAAGTCATGACTACTGTTTGA
- the LOC117942052 gene encoding dapper homolog 3 isoform X1 — protein sequence MHRALSFPVTVERSRTKERLEASLAGLCELELRKQRQECLVLGALALGDPQLQDCSRGELACFSSWGQENLTLRRQLSALQSSPWGLMQALEQQVGDLRIDTDEGCSDAEYTGNSRPSSGFYESSEGQSHTGRSCSTEPTETVSSWGSTNNRPKSVGDPLMLNGELDAPVPRTTLPRSFSAPYPPLEGIAEEGAAVDSWQWDPSGANQPWQQQPAEDQVTEEDYQQALRVEGYILSLIQRHTLASRPCQPRTTLSPDPPYCSASGHSSLQRRTQSLTTEQHFMDPHLQPHVDLSANPKSQGWGCDLLEGEACRGEAPSLEEDYYLVLPYPQSRPHSLAERLPSPLSSLDPSCGVGALDPCCEPPSPQHYLPPNPAIHHKNNLVSAQYIPGQAFHAPVRTPRHYNSEQPKPTQAVTSPDHQNSKSRTSKKTHNERQRTKKSSSKTSRSQSENSLLGQRLLPERRYSTTERHQGRGDLAQNQNQVNELQICHNSHKESRRWCSNLELSQDEGETIAGQSHRRPRKARHGHFCPHSQPQNYQQQQHPPCWHPDFQERAPLCQGEEGYTGAAPAESESSMSEVYSPASSSLSSDSDESGGLVWPQQLPPRLASTSSSSSPSPQATANAPSQSKAVVKIKASHALKKKILRFRSGSLKVMTTV from the exons ATGCATCGTGCGTTGTCGTTCCCGGTGACTGTGGAGCGCAGTCGGACCAAGGAGCGCCTGGAGGCGAGTTTGGCCGGGCTGTGTGAGCTGGAGCTCcgcaagcagaggcaggagtGCCTGGTGCTGGGGGCGCTGGCTCTCGGAGACCCTCAGCTCCAAGACTGCTCCAGAGGAGAGCTGGCGTGTTTCAGCAGCTGGGGGCAGGAAAACTTGACACTGAGGCGTCAGCTG agTGCTCTTCAGAGTTCCCCATGGGGCCTGATGCAGGCGCTGGAACAGCAGGTGGGAGACCTGAGGATCGACACTGACGAGGGCTGCTCCGATGCAGAATACACAGGCAACAGTCGGCCGAGCTCTG GTTTCTATGAGTCGAGTGAGGGTCAATCGCATACAGGAAGATCTTGTTCCACTGAGCCCACAGAGACGGTCTCCTCCTGGGGTTCCACCAACAACAGGCCAAAGTCTGTAG GAGACCCCCTCATGCTGAATGGAGAACTGGATGCACCAGTCCCACGTACCACCTTACCCCGTTCTTTCTCTGCCCCTTACCCACCTCTGGAGGGCATTGCTGAAGAGGGTGCAGCAGTGGACTCCTGGCAGTGGGACCCCAGCGGAGCCAACCAACCTTGGCAGCAGCAACCTGCAGAGGATCAGGTCACAGAGGAGGACTACCAGCAGGCCTTGAGGGTAGAGGGTTACATCCTAAGTCTCATCCAGCGTCATACCCTAGCATCAAGGCCCTGTCAGCCTCGCACCACACTGAGCCCCGACCCCCCATACTGCAGTGCCTCCGGACACAGCTCCCTCCAGAGGAGAACCCAATCTCTTACCACAGAACAACACTTTATGGACCCCCACCTCCAGCCCCATGTTGACCTTTCAGCAAACCCTAAAAGCCAGGGCTGGGGTTGTGACCTCTTAGAGGGGGAGGCCTGTAGAGGAGAGGCCCCATCTTTGGAGGAGGACTATTATCTTGTCCTGCCCTACCCCCAGTCCAGGCCACACTCCTTGGCTGAGAGACTACCGTCACCTCTGTCCTCCTTGGACCCCAGTTGTGGTGTTGGGGCTCTTGACCCATGTTGTGAGCCCCCATCCCCCCAGCATTACTTACCTCCAAATCCCGCTATtcatcacaaaaacaatttagTAAGTGCTCAGTATATTCCTGGACAGGCCTTCCATGCCCCCGTGCGTACCCCCAGACACTACAACTCAGAGCAGCCTAAACCAACCCAAGCTGTCACCTCTCCTGACCACCAGAACTCCAAGTCCAGAACTTCTAAGAAGACCCACAATGAGCGGCAAAGAACCAAGAAATCAAGCAGTAAAACCAGTCGATCCCAGTCTGAAAACAGCCTCCTGGGCCAGAGACTGCTGCCTGAGCGCAGGTACAGCACCACAGAGAGGCACCAAGGCAGGGGGGATCTTGCTCAGAACCAAAACCAAGTCAATGAACTGCAGATTTGCCACAACAGCCACAAAGAGAGCCGACGTTGGTGCTCCAACCTAGAGCTCAGCCAAGATGAAGGGGAGACCATAGCAGGGCAGTCACATAGACGCCCTCGAAAAGCTCGCCATGGTCATTTTTGTCCCCATTCCCAACCCCAGAactaccagcagcagcagcacccgCCATGTTGGCACCCAGACTTCCAGGAGAGAGCACCTCTCTGTCAGGGAGAGGAGGGCTATACTGGCGCCGCCCCCGCAGAGTCTGAGTCCAGCATGAGCGAGGTGTATTCCCCGGCCTCCAGCTCACTGTCCAGTGACTCAGATGAGAGTGGAGGGCTTGTGTGGCCCCAGCAGCTGCCCCCACGTCTTGCTTctacctcctcctcatcctcacctTCACCACAGGCCACTGCCAATGCCCCCTCCCAATCAAAAGCCGTTGTCAAGATCAAAGCCTCCCATGCTCTCAAAAAGAAGATTCTCAGATTCCGCTCAGGGTCCCTTAAAGTCATGACTACTGTTTGA